In one Bacillus thuringiensis genomic region, the following are encoded:
- a CDS encoding histidine phosphatase family protein, with protein sequence MTTIYFVRHAHSTYTKEERERPLSEKGHCDAENVTHLLKDKHIDVVISSPYKRAIQTVQGIANTYKLSIQTEEDLRERLLSTEPVSNFNDAMQNVWKDWSFAYEGGESNTVAQKRAVICIQNILRKYEGKNIVIGTHGNIMVLLMNYFNSKYDLEFWKTLHMPDVYKLNFDKNRFISAERIEKTGHRLNIL encoded by the coding sequence ATGACAACAATATATTTCGTTCGCCATGCCCATTCTACATATACAAAAGAAGAACGGGAACGACCTTTATCTGAAAAAGGGCACTGTGATGCAGAAAATGTAACGCATTTATTAAAAGATAAACATATTGATGTTGTTATTTCTAGTCCTTACAAAAGAGCAATCCAAACTGTACAAGGAATTGCGAATACATATAAATTATCAATACAAACTGAAGAAGATTTGCGTGAAAGATTATTGAGCACAGAGCCAGTATCAAATTTTAATGATGCTATGCAGAATGTGTGGAAAGATTGGAGTTTTGCATACGAAGGCGGAGAATCGAATACTGTAGCACAAAAGCGCGCTGTAATATGTATACAAAATATATTAAGAAAATATGAAGGTAAGAATATTGTAATAGGCACGCATGGAAATATTATGGTATTACTAATGAATTATTTTAATTCGAAATATGATTTGGAGTTTTGGAAAACACTTCATATGCCTGATGTGTATAAATTAAATTTTGATAAAAATCGTTTCATTTCTGCTGAAAGAATAGAGAAAACAGGTCATCGGTTAAATATTTTGTAA
- a CDS encoding alpha/beta fold hydrolase — MYRFCLSKIISSLGGINIHKFVEIMGQNIEVHIKGGGKQTVVIQTGMTCSFYDWLPIIKKLSQHFTVVSYHRPGYGKSELGNQPRTIRQVTKELHMLLNKLAIQEPFILIGHSYGGLCAQHFAMLHEDKLQALILVDSTSMNLHCLDELHLPISDQIDSDDVWFQKYNIYSKMDVDTLYNELKPILTDQSKQQIEFSTSPPLYKATASELSEWKNCALSLKELYKTLEIPLIVIGRDPHYSINQLTEGGMPKEEATQLESMWQELIHEQLQLSIHSQYILAEHAGHGIEIDRPDIIIEAVQSL; from the coding sequence GTGTATCGTTTTTGCTTGTCAAAAATTATTTCAAGCTTAGGAGGAATTAACATTCATAAATTTGTAGAAATAATGGGGCAAAATATAGAAGTACATATAAAAGGAGGTGGTAAACAAACTGTAGTCATTCAAACCGGAATGACTTGCTCATTTTATGATTGGCTTCCTATTATAAAAAAGCTTTCACAGCACTTTACAGTCGTTTCATACCATCGCCCAGGTTACGGGAAAAGTGAGCTAGGAAATCAGCCACGTACAATAAGGCAAGTTACAAAAGAGCTACATATGTTACTAAACAAACTAGCTATTCAAGAGCCATTTATTCTAATCGGTCATTCCTATGGAGGCTTATGTGCACAACATTTTGCGATGTTACATGAAGATAAGCTGCAAGCACTTATTTTAGTTGATTCTACTTCGATGAACTTACACTGTTTAGATGAACTTCATTTACCAATTTCTGATCAAATTGATTCTGATGATGTTTGGTTTCAAAAATATAATATATATTCCAAAATGGATGTAGACACACTTTATAATGAACTAAAACCTATTCTCACCGATCAATCAAAACAGCAAATTGAATTCTCTACCTCGCCTCCACTATATAAAGCGACAGCTTCTGAATTATCAGAGTGGAAAAACTGTGCTCTCTCACTAAAAGAGCTATATAAAACATTAGAAATACCATTAATCGTTATCGGTAGAGATCCTCATTATTCTATTAATCAGTTGACTGAGGGTGGCATGCCAAAAGAGGAAGCGACACAACTTGAATCAATGTGGCAAGAACTGATCCATGAACAATTACAACTCTCCATACATAGCCAATATATACTTGCCGAACATGCTGGTCACGGAATCGAAATTGATCGGCCTGATATTATTATTGAGGCTGTTCAATCTCTATAA
- a CDS encoding DUF3147 family protein, producing the protein MHFLVKVIVSALIIGVITEVAKHYSTIGGFIAALPLVSLLSLFWISFEGGNKQELSEFALGVLYGFPASALLLFIVYIGLKNSFTLSTSVLLGIGVWCIVFACQKLFQA; encoded by the coding sequence ATGCATTTCCTCGTTAAAGTAATCGTTTCGGCACTTATTATCGGCGTTATTACTGAAGTCGCCAAACATTATAGTACGATAGGTGGCTTTATTGCTGCCCTTCCTCTCGTGAGTTTACTTAGTCTATTTTGGATTTCATTTGAAGGCGGGAATAAACAAGAATTGAGTGAATTTGCTTTAGGGGTATTATATGGATTCCCCGCATCAGCACTACTATTATTTATTGTCTATATTGGTTTAAAAAATTCATTTACACTTAGTACATCTGTCCTACTCGGTATAGGTGTTTGGTGTATCGTTTTTGCTTGTCAAAAATTATTTCAAGCTTAG
- a CDS encoding MarR family winged helix-turn-helix transcriptional regulator — MNNINQHWESIYYHLRYEYEDNLSHQAIRILQIVSREKDITIGKVATELSLSHNTASEHIKRLIQKGFIVKERNKKDERVVNLTLTIEGIEVLEKHTLLDKEKIKILESQLSKEEQQLIEKAFSLLAKEAKYAFPR, encoded by the coding sequence ATGAACAACATTAATCAACATTGGGAGAGCATTTATTATCACTTACGATACGAATACGAGGACAACCTTTCCCACCAAGCAATTCGTATTTTACAAATCGTTTCTCGTGAGAAAGATATAACAATTGGAAAAGTCGCTACTGAGCTTAGTCTTTCTCATAACACAGCATCTGAACATATAAAGCGCCTTATTCAAAAGGGTTTCATCGTTAAAGAGAGAAATAAAAAAGATGAAAGAGTGGTAAACCTTACATTAACAATCGAAGGAATTGAAGTATTAGAAAAACATACTTTACTAGATAAAGAAAAGATAAAAATATTAGAATCACAGTTATCAAAAGAAGAACAACAATTAATTGAAAAAGCATTTTCCTTATTAGCGAAGGAGGCAAAATATGCATTTCCTCGTTAA